In one window of Nocardiopsis aegyptia DNA:
- a CDS encoding ABC transporter ATP-binding protein: MATSTTSPTPEAPPATEPAVSRPAITLHGVVKAFRSGSETVRAVDGVDLAIEPGEFFSLLGPSGCGKTTTMRMIAGFEEPTEGTVHLDGKDVTGVAANHRDVNMVFQSYALFPHMSVADNVAFGLRRRRVPKDQIRTRVAEMLDLVELGHRAKHRPTQLSGGQQQRVALARALVNQPSALLLDEPLGALDLKLRQSMQVELKRIQREVGITFVYVTHDQGEALTMSDRIAVMNEGRVEQLGTPAEIYERPATRFVADFIGTSNLVRGVVKGRAGDHWKVEVADGATALVTELPDTVTTGAHIHLTVRPEKMRIGTDAPGEDVSRVPGTVTETVYMGSSTHYQVDIGGGEEVTVYQQNASGSTLVAQRGEAVWLSWRPEHSFALSS; the protein is encoded by the coding sequence ATGGCCACCAGCACCACGAGTCCCACGCCCGAGGCGCCGCCCGCCACCGAACCGGCGGTGAGCCGGCCCGCCATCACCCTGCACGGGGTCGTCAAGGCCTTCCGCTCCGGTTCGGAGACCGTGCGCGCGGTCGACGGCGTGGACCTGGCCATCGAGCCCGGGGAGTTCTTCTCCCTGCTCGGCCCCTCGGGCTGCGGCAAGACCACCACGATGCGCATGATCGCCGGGTTCGAGGAGCCCACCGAGGGCACCGTCCACCTCGACGGCAAGGACGTCACCGGGGTGGCCGCCAACCACCGCGACGTCAACATGGTCTTCCAGAGCTACGCGCTGTTCCCGCACATGAGCGTCGCGGACAACGTCGCCTTCGGGCTCCGGCGCCGCCGGGTGCCCAAGGACCAGATCCGCACCCGGGTCGCCGAGATGCTCGACCTCGTCGAGCTCGGCCACCGCGCCAAGCACCGGCCCACGCAGCTCTCCGGCGGCCAGCAGCAGCGGGTCGCCCTCGCCCGGGCCCTGGTCAACCAGCCCAGCGCCCTGCTGCTGGACGAGCCGCTCGGCGCGCTCGACCTCAAGCTCCGCCAGTCCATGCAGGTCGAGCTCAAGCGCATCCAGCGCGAGGTCGGCATCACCTTCGTCTACGTGACCCACGACCAGGGCGAGGCCCTGACGATGTCGGACCGCATCGCGGTCATGAACGAGGGCCGGGTGGAACAGCTCGGCACTCCGGCCGAGATCTACGAGCGCCCGGCCACGCGGTTCGTCGCGGACTTCATCGGCACCAGCAACCTGGTCAGGGGCGTGGTGAAGGGCCGGGCCGGCGACCACTGGAAGGTGGAGGTCGCCGACGGCGCCACCGCCCTGGTCACCGAGCTCCCCGACACCGTCACCACGGGAGCGCACATCCACCTGACCGTCCGGCCGGAGAAGATGCGCATCGGCACGGACGCTCCGGGAGAGGACGTCAGCCGGGTCCCCGGGACGGTCACCGAGACCGTGTACATGGGCTCGTCCACGCACTACCAGGTGGACATCGGCGGCGGCGAGGAGGTCACCGTCTATCAGCAGAACGCGTCCGGATCGACCCTGGTCGCCCAGCGCGGCGAGGCCGTGTGGCTGTCCTGGCGGCCCGAGCACTCCTTCGCGCTGTCCTCCTGA
- a CDS encoding gamma-aminobutyraldehyde dehydrogenase, whose product MTQESGTEHLRNFVNGEYVDTADGARADLVDPSTGKVFATAAVSGAEDVDRAFKAAQNAFEGGWRDSTPAERQIAMNKFADAVEERADELVDAEVRNCGKPVGLTKSEEIGQVLDALRFFAGAARNLEGRAAGEYMADHTSWIRREPLGVVGQITPWNYPMAMAAWKIGPALAAGDTIVLKPSDTTPLSTLLLAEIASEFFPAGVFNVVTGDRDTGRALVDHPTPALISLTGSTRAGYEVAQAGSKDLKRLHLELGGKAPVIVFDDADVEKAAAGIAEAGYFNAGQDCTAATRVLAAPGIHDDLAAALAEQARGTVTAPPSNPEAAYGPVNNANQLARVSGFLDRTPDHAEVLAGGHRVGDEGYFYAPTVVSGLRQGDELVTDEIFGPVITVQRFTDEDTAVSWANSVEYGLASSVWTRDHARALRVSRRLDFGCVWINTHIPITAEMPHGGFKHSGYGKDLSTYSFEEYTRIKHVMSYIGD is encoded by the coding sequence GTGACCCAGGAGTCAGGCACCGAACACCTCCGCAACTTCGTCAACGGGGAGTACGTCGACACCGCCGACGGGGCACGTGCCGACCTCGTGGACCCCTCGACGGGCAAGGTGTTCGCCACCGCAGCCGTGTCCGGGGCCGAGGACGTCGACCGTGCGTTCAAGGCCGCCCAGAACGCCTTCGAGGGCGGCTGGCGCGACTCCACGCCCGCCGAACGGCAGATCGCCATGAACAAGTTCGCCGACGCCGTCGAGGAGCGCGCCGACGAACTCGTCGACGCCGAGGTCCGCAACTGCGGCAAGCCGGTGGGACTGACCAAGAGCGAGGAGATCGGCCAGGTCCTGGACGCCCTGCGCTTCTTCGCGGGCGCCGCGCGCAACCTGGAGGGGCGCGCCGCGGGCGAGTACATGGCCGACCACACCTCGTGGATCCGGCGCGAGCCGCTGGGCGTGGTCGGGCAGATCACCCCGTGGAACTACCCGATGGCCATGGCCGCCTGGAAGATCGGCCCCGCCCTGGCCGCGGGCGACACCATCGTCCTCAAGCCCTCCGACACCACGCCGCTGTCCACGCTGCTCCTCGCGGAGATCGCCTCGGAGTTCTTCCCGGCCGGCGTGTTCAACGTGGTCACCGGCGACCGCGACACCGGCCGCGCCCTGGTCGACCACCCCACGCCCGCGCTGATCTCCCTCACCGGCTCCACGCGCGCCGGGTACGAGGTCGCCCAGGCCGGGTCCAAGGACCTCAAGCGCCTCCACCTGGAGCTGGGCGGCAAGGCCCCCGTCATCGTCTTCGACGACGCCGACGTCGAGAAGGCCGCCGCCGGGATCGCCGAGGCCGGGTACTTCAACGCCGGCCAGGACTGCACCGCCGCCACGCGCGTGCTCGCCGCCCCCGGCATCCACGACGACCTGGCCGCCGCGCTCGCCGAGCAGGCGCGCGGCACCGTCACCGCCCCGCCGAGCAACCCCGAGGCCGCCTACGGCCCCGTCAACAACGCCAATCAGCTGGCGCGCGTCTCCGGGTTCCTCGACCGCACCCCCGACCACGCCGAGGTGCTCGCGGGCGGGCACCGGGTCGGCGACGAGGGCTACTTCTACGCGCCCACCGTCGTGTCCGGCCTGCGCCAGGGCGACGAGCTGGTGACCGACGAGATCTTCGGCCCGGTCATCACCGTCCAGCGCTTCACCGACGAGGACACCGCCGTCTCCTGGGCCAACTCCGTCGAGTACGGCCTGGCCTCCAGCGTGTGGACCAGGGACCACGCCCGCGCGCTGCGGGTCTCCCGCCGCCTGGACTTCGGCTGCGTGTGGATCAACACCCACATCCCGATCACCGCGGAGATGCCGCACGGCGGCTTCAAGCACTCCGGCTACGGCAAGGACCTGTCGACGTACTCCTTCGAGGAGTACACCCGGATCAAGCACGTCATGAGCTACATCGGTGACTGA
- a CDS encoding aspartate aminotransferase family protein, producing the protein MAAHLSPAEIQRAAKDHLWMHFTEMAGYDDADVPVITRGEGVHVYDSEGKKYLDGLAGLFVSQVGHGREEIADAIAEQAKELAYFPIWTYAHPKAAELAARLADLAPGDLNRVFFTTSGSEAVESAWKLARQYFKAIGEPTRHKVISRKIAYHGSSLGALSITGLQAIKTPFEPLVPSTIQVPNTDFYRAPVHSDDHEAFGRWAADQIEDAILQNDPDTVAAVFVEPVQNSGGCFPPPPGYLQRVREICDRYGVLMVSDEVICAFGRLGEYFGATKYGYLPDMITFAKGATSGYVPLGGVIAREKVMEPFKEPGSAFLHGITFAGHPVAAAAALANLDLFESEGILDNVRENAPVFRATLEKLLDLPIVGDVRGDGFFYGIELVKDKETKEVFTAEESTSLLKGFLSQALFDAGLVCRADDRGEPVVQLSPPLTCGPEQFDEIERILRKVLTEAWDRL; encoded by the coding sequence GTGGCAGCGCACCTGAGCCCGGCAGAAATCCAGCGGGCCGCCAAGGACCATCTGTGGATGCACTTCACGGAGATGGCCGGCTACGACGACGCCGACGTCCCCGTCATCACCCGTGGTGAGGGCGTCCACGTCTACGACTCCGAGGGCAAGAAGTACCTGGACGGCCTCGCCGGCCTGTTCGTCTCGCAGGTCGGGCACGGCCGCGAGGAGATCGCGGACGCGATCGCGGAGCAGGCCAAGGAGCTGGCCTACTTCCCCATCTGGACCTACGCCCACCCCAAGGCGGCGGAGCTGGCCGCGCGGCTGGCGGACCTGGCGCCCGGCGACCTCAACCGCGTCTTCTTCACCACCAGCGGTTCCGAGGCCGTCGAGTCGGCCTGGAAGCTCGCGCGCCAGTACTTCAAGGCGATCGGCGAGCCCACCCGGCACAAGGTGATCAGCCGGAAGATCGCCTACCACGGCAGCAGCCTCGGCGCGCTCTCCATCACCGGCCTCCAGGCGATCAAGACGCCGTTCGAGCCACTGGTTCCGAGCACCATCCAGGTGCCGAACACCGACTTCTACCGCGCGCCCGTCCACAGCGACGACCACGAGGCGTTCGGCCGCTGGGCCGCGGACCAGATCGAGGACGCGATCCTGCAGAACGACCCGGACACCGTCGCCGCGGTGTTCGTGGAGCCGGTGCAGAACTCCGGCGGCTGCTTCCCGCCGCCGCCCGGGTACCTGCAGCGGGTGCGGGAGATCTGTGACCGCTACGGCGTGCTCATGGTCTCGGACGAGGTCATCTGCGCGTTCGGGCGGCTGGGTGAGTACTTCGGTGCCACCAAGTACGGCTACCTGCCGGACATGATCACCTTCGCCAAGGGCGCCACCAGCGGTTACGTGCCGCTGGGCGGCGTGATCGCCCGCGAGAAGGTCATGGAGCCGTTCAAGGAGCCGGGCAGCGCGTTCCTGCACGGGATCACCTTCGCCGGCCACCCGGTCGCGGCGGCCGCGGCCCTGGCCAACCTCGACCTGTTCGAGAGCGAGGGCATCCTCGACAACGTCCGCGAGAACGCCCCCGTCTTCCGGGCGACGCTGGAGAAGCTGCTGGACCTGCCGATCGTCGGCGACGTCCGCGGTGACGGGTTCTTCTACGGCATCGAGCTGGTGAAGGACAAGGAGACCAAGGAGGTCTTCACCGCGGAGGAGTCCACCAGCCTGCTCAAGGGCTTCCTGTCGCAGGCGCTGTTCGACGCCGGCCTGGTCTGCCGCGCGGACGACCGCGGTGAGCCGGTCGTGCAGCTCTCGCCGCCGCTGACCTGCGGTCCGGAGCAGTTCGACGAGATCGAGCGCATCCTGCGCAAGGTCCTCACGGAGGCCTGGGACCGGCTCTAG